The following proteins come from a genomic window of Candidatus Hinthialibacter antarcticus:
- a CDS encoding ABC transporter ATP-binding protein — MREETISGKAYDARLMQRLYPYIAPYWKYIVWAFLALTISTSIELASLYLYKSVIDQFIQNEETRGLAMLCGIYILLLLAGFLFQYTQFYLVNLMSQKSMYDLRLHLFRHLESRSLAFFNNRPVGYLMTRLTSDIEAMDSMFANCIVFTFSDVLYIIGLLVVMFSLSPSLTFVVLLVMPVIVWASIKFKNEVRDSYREVRRVLSEINGFLQENISGMETVQIFGRQKEHLGYYSNLTDEYRKANVRSIYNYAVFYPTVEFLGAVTTVLLLWFGGGFILIENPAFVGTLVAFIISSQKFFQPIRDLADKFNILQTGMTAAERVFKLMDIDEVVSEPEQPVQQEIKGEVEFRNVSFAYKEGEWILKNVSFKAPIGKRVAIVGPTGSGKSTIINLIFRFYDVQEGEVLIDGVNVKEYDLSYLREQIGLVLQDFFLFSGDIQGNISLGRPDVTPERIEHAAKIVQADRFIEKMADGYGSEVKERGATLSVGQRQLLSFARALVSNPQILILDEATSSVDTETEFLIQEAIERLIEGRTSLVIAHRLSTIQQADEILVLHRGEIVERGAHQELLARKGMYYRLYQLQYKNQSLETAVNE; from the coding sequence ATGCGCGAAGAAACAATATCCGGTAAAGCGTACGACGCCCGATTGATGCAGCGTCTCTACCCTTACATCGCCCCCTATTGGAAATACATCGTTTGGGCGTTTTTGGCGCTGACCATTTCGACTTCGATCGAACTGGCGTCTCTCTATTTGTATAAATCCGTCATCGACCAGTTTATTCAGAACGAAGAGACGCGCGGGCTGGCGATGTTGTGCGGCATTTATATTTTATTGCTTCTTGCCGGGTTCCTCTTTCAGTATACCCAATTTTATCTGGTCAACCTGATGAGCCAAAAGAGTATGTACGACTTGCGGCTGCATCTGTTTCGCCATCTCGAAAGCCGCTCGCTGGCATTCTTCAACAACCGCCCGGTCGGTTATTTGATGACCCGCCTCACCAGCGACATTGAAGCGATGGACTCAATGTTCGCCAATTGTATTGTATTCACTTTCAGCGACGTGTTGTACATCATTGGGCTTTTGGTGGTGATGTTTTCGCTTAGCCCTTCGCTGACCTTTGTTGTCTTGCTGGTGATGCCAGTGATTGTGTGGGCCAGTATAAAGTTTAAAAACGAAGTGCGCGACTCCTATCGCGAAGTGCGCCGCGTATTGTCTGAGATCAACGGCTTTCTGCAAGAAAATATCTCCGGCATGGAGACCGTACAAATTTTTGGCCGGCAAAAAGAACATCTGGGCTATTACAGCAACCTGACCGACGAATATCGCAAAGCCAACGTACGCAGTATTTATAATTATGCGGTGTTTTATCCGACGGTCGAATTTCTCGGCGCGGTGACCACGGTGCTGCTGTTGTGGTTTGGCGGCGGATTTATTTTGATTGAGAATCCCGCGTTTGTCGGGACTTTGGTTGCGTTCATTATTTCATCGCAGAAGTTCTTTCAGCCGATTCGCGACCTGGCCGACAAGTTTAATATTCTTCAAACCGGGATGACCGCCGCCGAGCGCGTGTTTAAACTGATGGACATCGACGAAGTTGTGTCGGAGCCGGAACAGCCCGTCCAGCAGGAAATCAAAGGTGAGGTCGAATTTCGCAACGTCAGTTTCGCTTACAAAGAAGGCGAATGGATTCTGAAAAATGTCTCCTTCAAGGCGCCGATTGGCAAGCGCGTCGCTATCGTGGGGCCGACCGGCTCAGGCAAAAGCACCATCATCAATCTGATTTTCCGTTTTTATGACGTGCAAGAAGGCGAAGTCTTAATCGACGGCGTCAATGTCAAAGAATACGACCTGTCGTATCTGCGCGAGCAAATCGGGCTGGTGTTACAGGACTTCTTTTTGTTCTCCGGCGACATTCAGGGCAACATTAGTTTAGGGCGCCCGGATGTGACCCCGGAGAGAATTGAACACGCCGCCAAAATTGTGCAGGCCGACCGCTTTATTGAAAAAATGGCGGACGGTTATGGCAGCGAAGTCAAAGAACGCGGCGCGACGCTATCCGTCGGCCAACGCCAGTTGCTATCGTTCGCGCGCGCGCTGGTGTCGAACCCGCAGATTCTCATTCTGGATGAAGCCACCTCCAGTGTTGATACCGAGACCGAATTTCTGATTCAGGAAGCCATTGAGCGCCTGATCGAAGGCCGTACCTCGCTGGTGATCGCGCACCGGCTTTCGACCATTCAACAGGCGGATGAAATACTCGTGCTGCATCGCGGCGAGATCGTCGAACGCGGCGCCCACCAGGAACTGCTGGCGCGCAAAGGCATGTACTACCGCCTCTACCAGCTGCAATACAAAAACCAGTCGCTTGAGACTGCGGTTAATGAGTAG
- a CDS encoding CoA-binding protein, giving the protein MSTNNTIAIIGASANRTKYGNKAVRAYQAQGYAVYPVNPGADEIEGLKAYASVGEIPGEVETASVYLPPHKTLTVLDDLKAKGVSTIFLNPGSEDETVVARADELGLNIVQACSIVSAGRSPGEFV; this is encoded by the coding sequence TTGTCAACCAATAACACGATCGCAATCATTGGCGCATCAGCAAACCGTACGAAATACGGCAACAAAGCGGTGCGGGCGTATCAGGCGCAGGGCTACGCCGTGTACCCCGTCAATCCAGGCGCTGACGAGATTGAAGGGCTGAAGGCGTATGCGTCTGTTGGTGAGATTCCCGGCGAAGTAGAGACCGCCAGCGTGTACCTCCCGCCTCATAAAACGCTGACGGTTTTGGATGACTTAAAAGCGAAGGGCGTCTCGACCATCTTTCTCAACCCGGGCAGCGAAGATGAAACCGTCGTAGCCCGCGCGGATGAATTAGGGCTGAACATTGTCCAAGCGTGCAGCATCGTCTCGGCTGGGCGCTCGCCGGGCGAGTTTGTTTGA
- a CDS encoding glycosyltransferase family 39 protein: MISKRNSTGLLLLILVLGALLRVPAARFASPYSYNWDESSYIYAAHRMLSYQSLKYTWFNVPPFFLYQQISANAAHYAWALGTGTISSLDEVHIQTSGINRNISPSSLLFFCRMYTVFLGLCSIGLVYALGARIANASVGLIAAFLLAIAPGFIEHSLFVTMDLPLAFMAALTVYVSLSMSKHPTYAAYFSTSFFAGLTAATKYNGAMIWLLPFALHCKHFKWRFLNVRLVFLIVTLFFAFSLACPWWNSMDDFTRQVGIEIQHYGRDIEYLTGSSMYGWAFVRSWAQGGFGVLPLLFAFGGMLAFALSSSKHRAAILMFPLAYFAMLAIQKADFIRNAVAMLPFLALFAAYGVERLSAWIVKCTGWKFTRTLLIAAVSLQPLIQGGQFAWDLSQLTDTRTQAVAWLNAHVPPGGRVLMDENLAVHPEDLARARFEYDIAPINEWRQRDTASYSYLVSVDEFVAEDLVKHWRYEIKNWNAAPYELLHEFKRAPLPAHLAASLEKIEQVNHFLYEQRKARQFTPDMAFPAWSSLSLFDAGTSYLGRASVNPPVAVYRPID, translated from the coding sequence ATGATATCCAAGCGAAATTCAACTGGGCTCTTATTACTTATACTTGTGTTGGGCGCGTTGTTGCGCGTCCCGGCGGCGCGGTTCGCCTCGCCCTATTCATACAATTGGGATGAGAGTTCATATATCTATGCTGCACATCGAATGCTGTCGTATCAATCGCTGAAATACACCTGGTTTAATGTCCCGCCGTTTTTTCTCTATCAACAAATTTCCGCCAACGCCGCCCACTACGCCTGGGCGCTTGGGACCGGGACGATCTCCAGCCTGGATGAGGTTCACATTCAAACCAGTGGAATCAACCGCAATATATCGCCTTCATCGCTGTTGTTTTTTTGCCGCATGTATACGGTGTTTTTAGGGCTTTGTTCGATTGGATTGGTCTATGCGCTCGGTGCGCGGATCGCGAACGCATCCGTTGGGCTGATCGCGGCGTTTCTGTTGGCAATCGCGCCTGGGTTCATCGAGCATTCGCTGTTTGTGACCATGGACCTACCGCTCGCCTTCATGGCGGCGCTGACAGTCTACGTCAGCCTGTCGATGTCAAAGCATCCAACCTATGCCGCCTATTTTTCGACTTCATTTTTTGCTGGACTCACGGCGGCGACCAAGTACAACGGCGCCATGATCTGGCTGCTGCCGTTTGCGCTTCATTGCAAGCATTTCAAATGGCGCTTTTTGAATGTGCGTCTAGTGTTTTTAATTGTGACCCTTTTTTTCGCATTCAGCCTCGCGTGTCCCTGGTGGAACTCGATGGATGATTTTACGCGGCAAGTCGGAATCGAAATTCAACATTATGGACGCGACATTGAATATTTGACTGGCTCTTCCATGTATGGATGGGCGTTTGTGCGTTCATGGGCGCAGGGCGGGTTCGGCGTCTTGCCGCTGCTATTTGCCTTCGGCGGTATGCTCGCTTTCGCGTTGTCGTCATCGAAGCACCGGGCCGCGATACTGATGTTTCCGCTCGCTTACTTCGCCATGTTGGCGATACAAAAAGCCGACTTTATCCGAAACGCTGTCGCGATGCTGCCCTTTTTGGCCTTGTTCGCTGCTTATGGCGTTGAGCGCTTATCGGCTTGGATCGTGAAGTGCACGGGATGGAAATTTACGCGAACTCTATTGATTGCGGCGGTCAGCCTGCAACCGCTCATTCAAGGCGGTCAGTTCGCTTGGGACCTCTCGCAATTGACCGATACGCGAACTCAGGCGGTCGCATGGTTGAATGCGCATGTCCCGCCGGGCGGCAGGGTCTTGATGGATGAAAACCTGGCGGTGCATCCCGAAGACCTGGCGCGGGCGCGTTTTGAATATGACATTGCACCTATTAATGAATGGCGCCAGCGGGATACGGCTTCGTATTCGTACTTGGTTTCGGTGGATGAATTTGTCGCGGAAGACCTGGTGAAGCATTGGCGTTATGAGATCAAAAATTGGAACGCCGCTCCGTATGAATTGCTGCACGAATTCAAGCGAGCGCCCTTGCCCGCGCATCTTGCCGCATCGCTAGAGAAAATCGAGCAGGTCAATCATTTTTTGTATGAACAACGCAAGGCCCGTCAATTTACGCCGGATATGGCTTTCCCCGCGTGGAGTTCGCTCTCGCTGTTTGATGCGGGGACATCGTATTTGGGGCGCGCATCGGTGAATCCGCCTGTTGCGGTTTATCGCCCGATTGACTGA
- the rplU gene encoding 50S ribosomal protein L21, which yields MYAIIQTGGKQFQVAKGDILEIEKLDAAAGDQVSLDQVLLIRDGENLVIGQPMVENASVKAKVLAHDRGKKIVVFKFKKRKQYRRTQGHRQSFTRIKIEDIVTS from the coding sequence ATGTACGCAATCATTCAAACTGGCGGCAAGCAGTTTCAAGTCGCTAAGGGTGATATTCTCGAAATCGAGAAACTCGACGCCGCTGCAGGCGATCAAGTCTCGTTAGATCAAGTGCTTTTGATTCGCGACGGCGAAAACTTAGTCATCGGTCAGCCGATGGTGGAAAACGCTTCCGTCAAAGCCAAAGTGTTGGCGCACGACCGGGGCAAGAAAATTGTCGTGTTCAAGTTTAAAAAGCGCAAACAATACCGCCGCACTCAGGGCCATCGCCAATCATTCACCCGCATCAAGATCGAAGACATCGTCACCAGCTAA
- the pnp gene encoding polyribonucleotide nucleotidyltransferase — MSEVTQVSREIAGRTLTIETGRMAKQAGGSVTVQYGDTVILACATMAQHAREGQDFFPLTVDYREPYYAAGRFPGGFFKREARPSDRETLTSRCIDRPMRPLFPDGFKNEVQVLLKVLSYDGENEPDILGMVAAFAAIEISEIPFAGPLGAVRIGRINGELVANPTLDRLPDSSMNLTIAGSSNAIMMVEGSAKEEPEEVMLDAFELAQSIISDLCEMITELRGKCGKEKYVFEAPQPDEGIKNWLRELAEGRIREASMVGDKHARQAALGVILDEVKATIIDGLTTDVQNAETAGDAAAVAAVKERLSNAPKEIGGSFHDLEKEIMRNRILDEGVRSDGRSLDQIRHISCETGVVPRAHGSALFTRGQTQALVISTLGTVSDEQKVDNLAEEYYKKFFLHYNFPPFCVGETRPMRGPGRREIGHGALAERALEPMLPDHEVFPYTIRIVSDILESNGSSSMASVCGGSLALMDAGVPTKAPVAGIAMGLISDGSRFAVLSDILGVEDHLGDMDFKVTGTSNGITAFQMDLKIEGITRDIMAKALEQAKQGRQHILGKMAEALEAPRGELRSFAPRIQTMMIAIDKIRDVIGPSGKMIRKIIAETGAKIDIDDDGKVIIASTDEEAGRKAREWVDYLTQEVEVGRVYKGKVTRITNFGCFVEVLPGQEGLVHISELEPRRVESVTDVVSEGEEIEVKVVEIDEFGRINLSKKEADRDAGRIPQDAGRSEDRPSGGSGGDRGSRPSGGGGRSGGGDRGGRSGGGGRSGGGDRGGRSGGGGGRPSGGGDRGGRR, encoded by the coding sequence ATGTCTGAAGTCACACAAGTATCAAGAGAGATCGCCGGCCGTACGCTGACGATCGAAACCGGACGCATGGCCAAACAGGCTGGCGGCTCGGTTACCGTCCAATATGGCGATACCGTCATATTGGCCTGCGCCACCATGGCGCAACACGCCCGGGAAGGTCAAGATTTCTTCCCCCTCACCGTTGATTACCGCGAACCGTATTATGCGGCAGGCCGTTTCCCCGGTGGATTTTTCAAGCGGGAAGCGCGTCCCTCCGACCGCGAAACGCTGACCTCACGTTGCATCGACCGTCCCATGCGCCCCTTGTTTCCTGACGGCTTCAAAAATGAAGTCCAGGTATTGCTCAAGGTGCTTTCGTATGACGGCGAGAACGAGCCGGATATTCTCGGCATGGTCGCGGCGTTTGCTGCGATCGAAATTTCAGAGATACCCTTCGCGGGGCCGCTGGGCGCCGTCCGTATCGGACGCATCAACGGCGAATTGGTCGCCAACCCCACCCTGGACCGTCTGCCCGACAGTTCGATGAACCTGACAATCGCCGGGTCGTCAAACGCCATCATGATGGTTGAAGGCAGCGCGAAGGAAGAGCCTGAAGAGGTCATGCTTGACGCCTTTGAACTCGCGCAATCCATCATTAGCGACCTATGCGAAATGATTACCGAACTGCGCGGCAAATGCGGCAAAGAGAAATACGTATTTGAAGCGCCTCAGCCTGACGAAGGCATCAAAAACTGGTTGCGTGAATTGGCCGAAGGCCGCATCCGCGAAGCCAGCATGGTGGGCGACAAACACGCGCGCCAAGCCGCGCTGGGCGTTATTCTCGACGAAGTCAAAGCCACGATTATTGACGGCCTCACGACCGACGTGCAAAACGCAGAAACCGCAGGCGACGCAGCCGCCGTGGCCGCCGTCAAAGAACGCCTCTCCAATGCGCCGAAAGAAATCGGCGGCAGTTTCCATGATCTCGAAAAAGAAATCATGCGCAACCGCATCCTGGATGAAGGCGTCCGCAGCGACGGTCGCAGCCTCGACCAAATTCGCCACATCTCCTGTGAAACAGGGGTCGTTCCCCGCGCTCACGGTTCGGCGCTGTTCACCCGCGGTCAAACCCAGGCGTTAGTCATCTCAACCCTGGGCACCGTCTCAGATGAACAAAAAGTCGATAACCTGGCGGAAGAATACTACAAGAAATTTTTCTTGCACTACAACTTTCCACCGTTCTGCGTGGGTGAAACCCGCCCGATGCGCGGCCCGGGCCGTCGTGAAATTGGTCACGGCGCACTCGCCGAACGCGCGTTAGAGCCGATGCTGCCGGACCACGAAGTATTCCCGTACACCATTCGCATTGTCTCTGACATTCTCGAATCAAACGGTTCATCATCAATGGCGAGCGTCTGCGGCGGTTCGTTGGCGTTGATGGATGCAGGCGTCCCGACCAAAGCGCCCGTCGCGGGCATCGCGATGGGTTTGATCTCCGACGGCAGCCGCTTCGCGGTGTTGTCTGACATCCTCGGCGTCGAAGATCACCTCGGCGACATGGACTTTAAAGTCACGGGAACCAGCAACGGCATCACCGCCTTCCAGATGGACCTCAAGATCGAAGGCATCACTCGCGATATCATGGCGAAAGCGCTTGAACAAGCCAAGCAAGGCCGCCAGCACATTCTCGGCAAGATGGCCGAAGCGCTGGAAGCGCCGCGAGGCGAACTGCGTTCGTTTGCGCCGCGCATCCAAACCATGATGATTGCCATTGATAAGATTCGCGACGTCATTGGGCCAAGCGGCAAGATGATCCGTAAGATCATCGCCGAAACCGGCGCCAAGATCGACATCGACGACGACGGCAAGGTCATCATCGCCTCGACCGACGAAGAAGCCGGGCGCAAGGCGCGCGAGTGGGTTGACTATCTTACGCAAGAAGTCGAAGTAGGCCGCGTCTACAAAGGCAAGGTCACCCGCATCACCAACTTCGGTTGCTTCGTCGAAGTCTTGCCCGGTCAGGAAGGTTTGGTTCATATTTCCGAACTCGAACCGCGCCGGGTTGAGTCAGTCACCGACGTTGTTTCGGAAGGCGAGGAGATTGAAGTCAAAGTCGTCGAAATTGATGAATTTGGCCGCATCAATCTCAGCAAGAAAGAAGCCGACCGCGACGCAGGCCGCATCCCGCAGGATGCAGGCCGCAGTGAAGATCGTCCCAGTGGTGGAAGCGGCGGCGACCGTGGAAGTCGCCCCAGCGGCGGCGGCGGTCGTAGCGGTGGTGGAGACCGAGGCGGACGCAGCGGTGGTGGTGGACGTAGCGGCGGTGGAGATCGCGGTGGTCGCAGTGGCGGCGGCGGTGGTCGTCCCAGCGGCGGCGGAGACCGAGGCGGTCGACGCTAA
- the rpsO gene encoding 30S ribosomal protein S15: MSITIVKKKELITDYKVHDTDTGSAEVQIAILTEKIKNLTEHFKMHKKDHHSRRGLIKMVSRRRRLLDYLKLNQVNRYRELIDRLGLRR; this comes from the coding sequence TTGTCTATCACCATTGTCAAAAAGAAAGAACTGATTACCGATTACAAAGTGCATGACACCGACACAGGCTCAGCCGAAGTTCAAATTGCCATTTTGACTGAAAAAATCAAGAACCTGACTGAGCATTTTAAGATGCATAAAAAAGACCACCACTCGCGTCGCGGTTTGATCAAAATGGTTAGCCGTCGTCGCCGTTTGTTGGACTATTTAAAACTAAATCAAGTGAATCGCTATCGCGAATTGATTGACCGCTTAGGCCTACGCCGCTAA
- the truB gene encoding tRNA pseudouridine(55) synthase TruB, with translation MKLNKNTTIVGVLNVNKPSGMTSHDVVDRIRRAAKIKQVGHTGTLDPMATGVLPICVGRATKIQQFLIAQDKEYDVKMELGLITDSQDRTGEVIEERPMPDLSRENVEKTLLQFTGEIMQTPPMISAKHHKGKRLYELARQGVEVKRDPCKITIHKLELTDIQPPYVHFLVTCSKGTYIRTLCHDIGEAMNSGAVMAGLSRVRCGRFHIDQSVDLADLRTPDDVAAKLFDLNQALDSMPSVMVGTEGKTSMFCGRSLAGGAITRRIGDFTSGAFIRVTSRDGALIGVGEALMASDQLDSLAGNLRVIKPVKVFHTA, from the coding sequence ATGAAATTGAATAAGAACACAACAATCGTCGGCGTATTAAACGTGAACAAACCCAGCGGCATGACCTCGCATGACGTGGTCGACCGCATACGCCGCGCCGCAAAAATTAAACAAGTTGGACATACAGGGACGCTCGATCCGATGGCGACCGGCGTTTTGCCGATTTGCGTTGGACGCGCGACAAAAATTCAACAATTTTTAATCGCCCAAGATAAAGAATATGACGTCAAGATGGAACTGGGCCTCATCACCGACAGCCAAGACCGCACCGGCGAAGTCATTGAAGAACGCCCGATGCCTGATCTTTCCCGGGAAAACGTCGAGAAAACCCTCCTCCAGTTCACGGGAGAAATCATGCAGACGCCTCCCATGATTTCAGCCAAACACCATAAAGGCAAGCGCCTCTATGAACTGGCGCGTCAAGGGGTTGAGGTCAAGCGTGATCCTTGTAAGATTACCATTCATAAATTAGAATTAACGGATATTCAGCCGCCATACGTCCACTTTCTGGTTACATGCAGCAAGGGGACGTATATACGTACGCTTTGCCACGATATCGGCGAAGCCATGAATAGCGGGGCCGTGATGGCCGGATTGTCGCGGGTGCGATGTGGACGCTTTCACATTGACCAATCCGTCGATCTGGCCGATCTGCGTACGCCCGATGATGTAGCCGCCAAATTGTTTGACCTGAACCAGGCGCTCGACTCGATGCCTTCGGTCATGGTCGGGACGGAAGGCAAAACCTCAATGTTTTGCGGACGGTCTCTGGCGGGAGGCGCCATCACCCGGCGCATCGGCGATTTTACCAGCGGCGCGTTTATTCGCGTCACCAGCCGCGACGGCGCCTTGATTGGCGTGGGCGAGGCCTTGATGGCTTCTGACCAGCTCGACTCGCTGGCTGGAAATTTACGTGTAATTAAACCGGTGAAAGTTTTTCACACGGCTTAA
- the rbfA gene encoding 30S ribosome-binding factor RbfA, with the protein MTQKKTYRIHQINRQLREEIASVLLTEMQDEILRGLTVTEVRASRDLSNAVVFIAVHRDADHEQALESAQRASGYIRRILFGRLHLRTIPNLSFRYDDSLDKAERIFQHLHHLDIPPEDDNEDDEIE; encoded by the coding sequence ATGACCCAAAAAAAGACTTACCGCATCCATCAGATCAACCGCCAATTGCGCGAAGAAATCGCCTCGGTTCTTCTCACTGAGATGCAGGATGAAATTTTACGCGGCCTAACCGTCACCGAAGTGCGCGCATCCAGAGATTTGAGTAACGCTGTCGTATTTATCGCCGTGCACCGCGACGCCGATCACGAGCAGGCGCTCGAATCAGCGCAACGCGCCTCTGGATACATTCGCCGCATTCTCTTCGGGCGGCTTCATTTGAGAACGATTCCAAATTTATCGTTCCGCTATGACGACTCGCTCGACAAAGCCGAGCGAATTTTTCAACATCTCCATCATCTGGACATCCCGCCGGAAGATGATAACGAGGACGATGAAATTGAATAA
- a CDS encoding DUF503 domain-containing protein, producing the protein MVIGVLEVSFRLPESGSLKDKRHVVRSLKDRIRNRYNVSVAETEGHQTWRSCTLAFAAVASQQAVIERDFETIINLIESRPEIAHAESWTEYY; encoded by the coding sequence ATGGTCATCGGAGTGCTCGAAGTCTCTTTTCGCCTGCCGGAATCCGGGTCTCTCAAAGACAAGCGCCATGTTGTGCGCAGTCTCAAAGACCGAATCCGCAATCGCTATAACGTCTCGGTCGCTGAAACGGAGGGCCACCAAACCTGGCGCTCCTGTACGCTGGCTTTTGCCGCAGTCGCATCGCAACAAGCCGTGATCGAAAGAGATTTTGAAACGATCATCAACTTGATCGAAAGCCGTCCAGAAATCGCTCACGCCGAATCCTGGACTGAGTATTATTAG